A genomic window from Flavobacterium hankyongi includes:
- a CDS encoding SDR family oxidoreductase, which produces MNILLTGANGYVGRRLLPELILEGHKVVCCVRDRNRLGIDAELAKKIEILEIDFLNPPKSISLAFAIDVTYYLMHSMSSTTSNFDELEAKTAENFNTLMSSIKVKQVVYLTGIVNDVNLSKHLQSRNNVENILSTGPFHLTVLRAGIIVGSGSSSFEIIRDLSEKLPVMVTPKWVLTKTQPIAIRDVIKYLIGVLQRGECYDKSYDIGGPNVLTYRQMLQLYAKVRGFKIYMITVPFMTPRLSSYWLYFVTSTSYKLAVNLVDSMKVEVICGKNDLRELLRIKPISYTDAIKLAFKKIEQNLVVSSWKDSLASSNFKSDFKNYIQVPKYGCLKDVKKIKLNQNNNALENIWSIGGYKGWYYGTWMWEIRGFIDKLFGGVGLRRGRTSPTHLDNGDSLDFWRVILADKDKKRLLLFAEMKLPGEAWLEFKIDENNTLHQIATFRPKGLLGRLYWYSMLPFHFFIFKGMITNIANNN; this is translated from the coding sequence ATGAACATACTACTAACAGGTGCTAATGGATATGTGGGAAGAAGATTGCTTCCTGAATTAATTCTTGAAGGTCATAAAGTGGTTTGCTGTGTTCGTGATCGAAACCGATTAGGAATTGATGCTGAACTTGCTAAAAAAATTGAGATTTTAGAAATAGATTTTTTAAATCCACCAAAAAGTATCAGTTTAGCTTTTGCCATTGATGTCACTTATTATTTAATGCATTCAATGTCAAGTACGACCTCAAATTTTGATGAACTTGAAGCAAAAACTGCAGAAAACTTTAATACACTCATGTCATCTATTAAAGTAAAGCAAGTTGTTTATTTAACCGGAATTGTTAACGATGTAAATCTTTCAAAGCATTTGCAATCGAGAAATAATGTCGAAAATATACTTTCTACTGGGCCATTTCATTTGACGGTTTTAAGAGCAGGTATTATTGTTGGTTCAGGGAGTTCTTCATTTGAGATTATTCGTGATTTATCTGAAAAATTGCCAGTAATGGTGACTCCTAAGTGGGTCCTCACTAAAACACAGCCTATCGCAATTCGGGATGTAATAAAATATCTGATTGGAGTGTTGCAAAGAGGTGAGTGTTATGATAAATCATATGATATTGGAGGTCCTAATGTATTAACATACAGACAAATGCTTCAGTTATACGCTAAAGTAAGAGGCTTTAAAATCTACATGATTACTGTTCCTTTTATGACACCAAGATTATCTTCTTATTGGTTATATTTTGTGACATCAACAAGTTATAAACTAGCAGTGAATTTAGTTGATAGCATGAAAGTGGAAGTGATTTGTGGGAAAAATGATCTTAGAGAATTATTGAGAATTAAGCCAATTTCATATACTGATGCTATTAAATTAGCTTTTAAAAAAATAGAACAAAATTTGGTTGTTTCGAGTTGGAAGGACAGTTTGGCGAGTTCTAATTTTAAATCTGATTTTAAAAATTACATTCAAGTCCCTAAATATGGTTGCTTAAAAGATGTAAAAAAGATAAAACTCAATCAAAATAATAATGCTTTAGAGAATATATGGTCAATAGGAGGTTATAAAGGTTGGTATTATGGTACTTGGATGTGGGAAATAAGAGGTTTTATTGATAAGCTTTTTGGAGGTGTAGGGTTAAGAAGAGGTCGTACAAGTCCAACACATTTAGATAATGGAGATTCTCTCGATTTTTGGAGAGTAATACTAGCCGATAAAGACAAAAAAAGACTGCTCCTCTTTGCTGAAATGAAATTGCCGGGTGAAGCATGGTTAGAGTTTAAAATCGATGAAAATAATACACTACATCAAATAGCAACCTTTAGACCTAAAGGTCTTCTCGGAAGACTATATTGGTATAGTATGCTGCCATTTCACTTTTTTATTTTTAAAGGAATGATAACTAATATTGCTAATAATAACTAG
- a CDS encoding YifB family Mg chelatase-like AAA ATPase, producing the protein MLVKVFGSAVFGVDATIITVEVNVEKGIGYHLVGLPDSTIKESNYRIAAALKNNNYNFPGKKITVNMAPADLRKEGSAYDLTIAIGILAASGQIKSDEVGKYIIMGELSLDGGLQPIKGALSIAIKAKEDGFKGFFLPKQNVKEAAIVSGIDVYGIENVSEIINFFEGKGTIEPTTINTREEFYKTLDFPEFDFAEVRGQESIKRCMEIAASGGHNVILIGPPGAGKTMLAKRLPSILPPMTLKEALETTKIHSVAGKVKDSGLMNQRPFRAPHHSASSVSLVGGGSYPQPGEISLSHNGVLFLDELPEFKREVLEVMRQPLEDREVTISRAKFTITYPSSFMLVASMNPSPGGYFNDPNAPVSSSPNEMQRYLGKISGPLLDRIDIHIEVTPVPFEKLSDTRSSESSSEIRKRVTKAREIQSKRFENHEHIHYNAQMTTKQIREHCKLNDTSLQLLKTAMERLNLSARAYDRILKVSRTIADLDNSETVESNHISEAIQYRSLDREGWLG; encoded by the coding sequence ATGTTGGTTAAAGTATTTGGAAGCGCCGTTTTTGGTGTGGATGCCACAATTATTACTGTAGAAGTTAATGTCGAAAAAGGTATAGGTTATCATTTGGTAGGACTTCCTGACAGTACAATAAAAGAGAGCAATTACCGTATTGCAGCAGCTCTCAAAAACAACAATTATAATTTTCCTGGTAAAAAAATTACCGTAAACATGGCTCCTGCCGATTTACGTAAAGAAGGCTCTGCTTACGATTTGACAATCGCCATAGGCATTTTAGCCGCATCTGGACAAATAAAATCTGATGAAGTTGGCAAATATATCATCATGGGAGAACTATCTCTTGATGGAGGATTACAACCAATTAAAGGAGCACTCTCAATAGCAATAAAAGCAAAAGAGGACGGTTTTAAGGGTTTCTTTTTACCTAAGCAAAATGTAAAAGAGGCTGCTATTGTCTCAGGTATTGATGTTTATGGCATTGAAAACGTATCTGAAATCATTAATTTTTTTGAAGGAAAAGGAACAATTGAGCCTACAACAATTAACACTAGAGAAGAATTTTATAAAACTTTAGACTTTCCTGAATTTGATTTTGCAGAAGTTCGTGGACAAGAATCTATAAAACGTTGTATGGAGATTGCAGCATCTGGTGGTCATAATGTAATTTTAATTGGTCCTCCTGGCGCAGGTAAAACAATGCTCGCTAAACGCTTACCTAGCATTTTACCTCCTATGACTTTAAAAGAAGCATTAGAAACTACAAAAATCCATAGTGTGGCAGGAAAGGTGAAAGACTCAGGATTAATGAATCAAAGGCCTTTTAGAGCACCTCACCACTCTGCATCAAGTGTTTCATTAGTTGGAGGTGGAAGTTATCCACAACCTGGTGAAATTTCGTTATCACATAATGGTGTTTTATTTTTAGATGAATTACCTGAATTTAAGCGAGAAGTCTTAGAGGTAATGCGCCAACCATTAGAAGACAGAGAAGTAACTATTTCGAGAGCAAAATTCACAATCACCTACCCTTCTTCTTTTATGCTTGTTGCCAGTATGAATCCTAGCCCAGGTGGTTATTTTAATGACCCTAATGCACCTGTTAGCTCCTCTCCTAACGAAATGCAAAGATATTTAGGAAAAATTTCAGGGCCTTTACTGGATCGAATAGATATTCATATTGAAGTCACACCCGTTCCTTTTGAAAAACTTTCAGATACTAGATCATCTGAAAGCAGTTCTGAAATAAGAAAAAGAGTTACAAAAGCAAGAGAAATTCAGTCAAAAAGATTTGAAAATCATGAGCATATTCATTACAACGCTCAAATGACAACTAAACAAATTAGAGAACATTGCAAACTGAATGACACATCGTTACAACTACTTAAAACTGCCATGGAAAGATTAAATCTTTCTGCTAGAGCTTACGACAGAATATTAAAAGTTTCAAGAACAATAGCCGACTTAGACAATTCTGAAACTGTAGAGTCTAATCATATTTCAGAAGCTATCCAATACCGTAGTTTAGACAGAGAGGGGTGGTTAGGCTAG
- a CDS encoding amidohydrolase family protein — protein MRKILLILIWSVFIIQKINAQEYFPNNESTKNKSSVFIALSNAKIYVSPNQIIEKGTMLIKDGKVVSVGTSVAIPKNAMEINLDGKSVYPSFIDMYTNFGIEVPKISREGNNPLYDTKRKGYYWNEHIKTEVNANELFKFDQSKAEEFLKAGFGVVGTHIPDGIARGTGALVLLNNEKETNKFLSPVATNHFAFTKSVTSNQAYPSSLMGMLALLKQMYHDASWYKGGNSDYKDASLEALIKNEKIVQIFASEDKLNSLRVAKLGNEFGINYILKGSGNEFERIDEIKKTNAKFIIPINFPEGYDVSDPYQANQMELADLRFWNQAPTNPKLLSDNGIVFALTTDKLKKLEDFRTNLLKAIKYGFDKTRALEALTTIPASLLGKSNEIGSLKNGAYANFLITSGDIFDAKTTVYENWVQGNKFIINDMNLKDVRAEYQLTLGQETYKLKVEGEVSSPKVEVKTSQDKKVNSKLTLANNWMNLLLKTADSTKTEFHRLTAFVSDPNLISGKAVLASGQEIYWSAKKVPASAETKKEEEKKNEINKVFPVTYPNLPYGNLQKPAQKTILFKNVTVWTNEKDGILENTDVLVKNGKIAAVGKNISDPLATIVDGKGKHLTSGIIDEHSHIAISRGVNEGGHNSSAEVTIEDVVNSDDINIYRNLAGGVTTSQLLHGSANPIGGRSAIVRWKWGLSPDEMIFQNSPKFIKFALGENVKQSNWGIQNPTRFPQSRMGVEQVFIDYFTRAQEYDKIWKAFNSQGKKGSLKQPRVDLELQTLAEIINKKRFISCHSYVQSEILNLMRVAEKFNFNVNTFTHILEGYKVADEMKKHGVGASTFSDWWAYKFEVNDAIPYNAALMQKQGLTVAINSDDAEMSRRLNQEAAKAVKYGGVSEEDAWKMVTLNPAKLLHLDDRVGSIKVGKDADIVLWSDNPLSIYAKAEKTLVEGVVYFDKDSDEAKRKEIAKERAELIMQMLQEKNQGMATQPVSKKEKVLYHCDTLEE, from the coding sequence ATGAGAAAAATCTTACTAATATTAATTTGGAGTGTTTTTATAATCCAAAAAATTAATGCTCAAGAGTATTTTCCTAACAATGAAAGTACAAAAAACAAATCATCTGTTTTTATAGCATTGTCAAATGCTAAAATCTACGTTTCTCCAAATCAAATCATTGAGAAAGGGACGATGTTAATAAAGGACGGTAAAGTTGTTTCTGTAGGTACGTCAGTGGCTATACCTAAAAATGCAATGGAAATCAACTTAGATGGAAAGTCTGTATATCCTTCATTTATTGATATGTATACTAATTTTGGAATTGAAGTTCCTAAGATTTCTAGAGAAGGAAACAATCCTTTATACGATACAAAAAGAAAAGGATATTATTGGAATGAACACATTAAGACCGAAGTTAATGCTAATGAACTTTTTAAATTTGATCAATCCAAAGCTGAAGAGTTTTTAAAAGCTGGTTTTGGTGTTGTTGGAACCCATATTCCTGATGGAATTGCAAGAGGTACAGGAGCATTGGTTTTACTTAACAATGAAAAGGAAACAAATAAGTTTTTATCACCTGTTGCCACAAATCATTTTGCTTTTACAAAAAGTGTCACTTCTAATCAAGCCTACCCATCATCATTAATGGGAATGTTAGCTTTGTTAAAACAAATGTATCATGACGCAAGTTGGTACAAAGGAGGAAATTCAGATTATAAAGACGCCTCATTAGAAGCATTGATAAAAAATGAAAAAATAGTTCAAATTTTTGCCTCGGAAGACAAACTAAATAGTTTGAGAGTTGCCAAATTAGGCAATGAATTTGGAATCAATTATATATTAAAAGGATCAGGAAATGAGTTTGAACGAATTGATGAAATAAAAAAGACTAATGCAAAATTCATTATTCCTATAAATTTTCCTGAAGGTTATGATGTTTCTGATCCTTATCAAGCAAATCAAATGGAATTGGCCGATTTACGTTTTTGGAATCAAGCTCCAACTAATCCAAAATTATTATCAGATAACGGAATAGTTTTCGCGTTGACTACAGATAAATTAAAAAAGTTAGAAGATTTTAGAACAAATCTTTTAAAGGCAATAAAATATGGTTTTGATAAAACCAGAGCATTAGAGGCTCTAACTACAATACCAGCCTCTTTACTAGGAAAATCGAATGAAATTGGTAGTCTTAAAAATGGAGCTTATGCCAATTTTCTAATTACTTCGGGAGATATTTTTGATGCTAAAACAACAGTTTATGAAAATTGGGTGCAAGGAAATAAGTTTATAATTAATGATATGAATTTGAAAGATGTTCGAGCAGAATATCAATTGACTCTTGGGCAAGAAACTTATAAGTTAAAAGTTGAAGGAGAAGTATCCTCTCCTAAAGTGGAGGTGAAAACTTCTCAAGATAAAAAAGTAAACTCTAAATTAACGTTGGCTAATAATTGGATGAATTTACTTTTAAAAACTGCTGATAGTACAAAAACTGAATTTCATCGTTTAACTGCTTTTGTTTCAGATCCAAATTTAATTTCTGGTAAAGCAGTATTAGCAAGCGGACAAGAAATTTATTGGTCGGCTAAAAAAGTACCTGCTTCAGCGGAAACTAAAAAGGAAGAAGAAAAGAAAAATGAAATCAATAAAGTTTTTCCAGTTACCTATCCTAATCTACCATACGGTAACCTTCAAAAACCTGCACAAAAAACTATTTTGTTTAAAAACGTCACAGTTTGGACTAATGAGAAAGATGGAATTTTAGAAAATACAGATGTTTTAGTAAAAAACGGAAAAATAGCTGCAGTTGGTAAAAATATTTCAGATCCTTTGGCGACGATTGTCGATGGAAAAGGAAAGCATTTAACAAGTGGAATTATTGATGAACATTCACATATTGCTATTTCAAGAGGTGTAAATGAAGGTGGACATAATTCATCAGCAGAAGTAACTATCGAGGATGTAGTAAATTCAGACGATATAAATATTTATAGAAATCTTGCAGGTGGGGTTACAACTTCACAATTATTGCATGGATCTGCAAATCCTATTGGTGGTCGTTCAGCAATTGTTAGATGGAAATGGGGATTATCTCCAGATGAAATGATTTTTCAGAATTCTCCTAAATTTATAAAGTTTGCCTTAGGAGAAAATGTAAAACAATCTAATTGGGGAATTCAAAATCCAACTCGTTTTCCACAATCACGTATGGGAGTAGAACAGGTTTTTATAGATTATTTTACAAGAGCTCAAGAGTATGATAAGATTTGGAAAGCTTTTAATTCTCAAGGAAAAAAAGGTAGCTTAAAACAACCAAGAGTTGATTTAGAGCTGCAAACTTTAGCAGAAATTATCAATAAAAAACGATTCATATCTTGTCACTCCTATGTACAATCAGAAATTTTGAACTTAATGCGTGTTGCTGAAAAATTCAACTTTAATGTAAATACATTCACTCATATTTTAGAGGGATATAAAGTAGCAGATGAAATGAAGAAACATGGAGTTGGAGCTTCAACTTTTTCAGATTGGTGGGCTTATAAGTTTGAAGTAAATGATGCCATTCCTTATAATGCAGCTTTGATGCAAAAACAAGGTCTAACAGTGGCAATAAATTCTGATGATGCTGAGATGTCTCGTCGTTTAAATCAGGAAGCTGCTAAAGCGGTAAAATACGGAGGAGTATCTGAAGAGGATGCTTGGAAAATGGTTACATTAAATCCTGCAAAATTATTGCATTTAGATGATAGAGTGGGAAGTATTAAGGTTGGAAAAGATGCTGATATAGTTTTATGGAGTGATAATCCATTGTCAATCTATGCAAAGGCAGAAAAAACTTTAGTTGAAGGTGTAGTATACTTTGATAAAGATTCTGACGAAGCAAAACGCAAAGAAATTGCAAAAGAGAGAGCTGAATTGATTATGCAAATGCTTCAAGAAAAAAACCAAGGGATGGCAACACAACCAGTTTCTAAAAAAGAAAAAGTACTTTACCATTGTGACACTTTAGAAGAATAG
- a CDS encoding amidohydrolase family protein: protein MKKYIKSACIIFSFVSMQAQQIPAPKQTKATLILNATAHLGNGKTIENAAIGFKDGKLTLVADATVIRLDMSAYENVIEAKGKHIYPGFIAPNSTIGLVEIDAVKATDDESEIGGMTPNVRSIIAYNSESRIIETARINGVLMAQVTPRGGRITGTSSIVQFDSWTWEDAIIKENDGIHLNFPATFRRSGWWAEPGTIEANKDYTKQVDEINSFLARSKAYLAEVSQEKNLVYESMKGLFDGSQILYINANEEKQIIDAIRVGKDNGIKKIVIVGGYQADKVADLLKSNQISVLIGRTHSMPNLNQDDIDQPFKLAKILTDLGIVVGLENSGDMERMNTRNLPFQAGTTAAYGLTKEQALQTITLNTAKILGIDDKVGSLEIGKDATLFISEGDALDMRTNQLSKAFIQGREITLESHQTELYKKYKEKYHQ, encoded by the coding sequence ATGAAAAAATATATAAAATCGGCTTGTATAATATTCTCTTTTGTGAGTATGCAAGCACAACAAATTCCAGCTCCAAAACAGACTAAAGCAACTTTAATACTTAATGCGACAGCACATTTAGGGAATGGAAAAACTATAGAAAATGCTGCGATAGGATTTAAAGATGGAAAACTGACACTTGTGGCTGATGCTACAGTGATTCGTTTAGATATGTCTGCCTATGAAAATGTAATTGAAGCTAAAGGAAAACATATATATCCAGGATTTATAGCACCTAATTCTACAATAGGATTAGTAGAAATTGATGCAGTTAAAGCTACTGATGATGAGAGCGAAATAGGAGGTATGACACCAAATGTTCGAAGTATTATTGCTTATAACTCAGAATCTAGAATTATTGAAACGGCACGTATAAATGGTGTTTTAATGGCTCAAGTAACTCCCAGAGGTGGCCGAATAACTGGAACATCGTCTATTGTTCAATTTGATTCTTGGACTTGGGAAGACGCCATCATTAAAGAAAATGATGGTATACATTTAAATTTTCCAGCTACTTTCAGACGTTCTGGATGGTGGGCAGAACCAGGTACAATAGAAGCTAATAAAGATTATACAAAGCAAGTTGATGAAATCAATTCATTTCTTGCAAGATCAAAAGCTTATTTAGCTGAAGTTTCCCAAGAAAAAAATTTAGTTTATGAGTCTATGAAAGGATTGTTTGACGGAAGTCAAATACTTTATATCAATGCCAATGAAGAAAAGCAAATTATTGACGCAATAAGAGTTGGAAAAGATAACGGAATTAAAAAGATAGTAATTGTTGGAGGATATCAAGCAGATAAAGTAGCAGATTTACTTAAATCAAACCAAATAAGTGTATTGATAGGAAGAACACACAGTATGCCTAATCTAAATCAGGATGATATTGACCAACCATTTAAATTAGCTAAAATCCTGACTGATTTAGGGATTGTTGTTGGTTTAGAAAATAGTGGAGATATGGAACGTATGAATACTCGTAATCTTCCTTTTCAAGCTGGAACGACAGCGGCTTATGGTTTAACCAAAGAACAAGCACTGCAAACTATTACCTTAAATACAGCTAAAATTTTAGGAATTGATGATAAAGTAGGATCATTAGAAATTGGTAAAGATGCTACACTTTTTATATCTGAAGGTGATGCACTAGATATGAGAACGAATCAGCTTTCTAAAGCATTTATTCAAGGTCGTGAAATCACATTGGAATCACATCAAACAGAATTATATAAAAAATACAAAGAGAAATATCATCAATAA
- a CDS encoding protein-disulfide reductase DsbD family protein — MKKLFASILLVLTSFIGTSQILDPVSWKTSVEKKSDTEFVLVLDATIEHEWHMFSQFTPDGASLPTVIQYKNAKGNYDLVGKTKESPYKKVYSDIFEVDEYLFENKAQFRQTIKITNPKVTSAKVYIEYQVCKEACIQQDKTFDIKLPVSSTTEIQANEDEKNATTIVEDTSKVIAVPLITDENRPSDISKSSANPIEKDSSKNSKSLWSIFILAFIGGFAALLMPCIFPMIPMTVSFFTKQSKTKSEGIKNAVIYGLSIIAIYVILGSIITGVFGAEALNELSTSVWFNLIFFGLLIIFALSFLGAFEIVLPSSWATKLDSQADKGGIIGIIFMALALAVVSFSCTGPIVGTLLVESASKGGIAPIIGMLGFSLAIALPFMLFAMFPGWLNSLPKSGGWLNTVKVSLGFLELAFAFKFLSNADLVLQKHWLERELFISIWIAIFGAWALYLFGRYMLPHDYEKADKIGVGRLSMAIIVTAFTFYMIPGLWGAPLKILSGLTPPSTYSEIPNGLGSSNTSIKSDLPEHAHFGPHGIVTFDDYETGLAYAKQVNKPVLLDFTGDACANCRKMEDNVWSNSEVLSILKDKLVVISLVCDRKIELPKEQQYVSKTTGKEVVTIGNKWSDLQITRYKSNSQPLYVILDNEGNDLSEPVAYTSDIQEYKTWLENGIKNFK, encoded by the coding sequence ATGAAAAAACTATTCGCCTCAATTCTTTTAGTTTTAACAAGCTTTATAGGAACATCCCAAATTTTAGATCCAGTTTCTTGGAAAACATCTGTTGAAAAAAAATCGGATACCGAATTTGTATTAGTACTCGATGCCACAATCGAACATGAATGGCATATGTTTTCTCAATTTACGCCAGACGGAGCATCTTTACCAACTGTTATTCAATACAAAAATGCAAAAGGCAATTACGATTTAGTAGGTAAAACTAAAGAGAGTCCGTACAAAAAAGTATATAGCGATATTTTTGAAGTAGACGAATATTTATTTGAGAACAAAGCGCAATTTCGTCAAACAATAAAAATTACAAATCCTAAAGTAACTTCGGCAAAAGTATACATAGAATACCAAGTTTGTAAAGAGGCTTGTATTCAACAGGACAAAACTTTTGATATTAAATTACCTGTTTCTTCTACAACTGAAATACAAGCTAATGAAGATGAAAAAAACGCAACAACTATTGTAGAGGATACATCAAAAGTGATTGCTGTTCCTTTAATAACCGATGAAAACAGACCATCTGACATAAGCAAATCAAGTGCTAATCCTATTGAAAAAGACTCATCTAAAAACAGCAAAAGCTTGTGGTCAATTTTTATTTTAGCATTTATTGGAGGTTTTGCAGCATTGCTAATGCCATGTATTTTTCCAATGATTCCTATGACAGTAAGCTTTTTCACAAAACAAAGTAAAACAAAAAGTGAAGGGATTAAAAATGCAGTTATTTATGGTTTATCAATCATTGCCATCTATGTAATTTTAGGTTCAATAATTACTGGTGTTTTTGGTGCAGAAGCATTAAATGAATTATCAACAAGCGTTTGGTTCAATTTAATATTCTTTGGGCTGCTAATCATTTTTGCACTTTCATTTTTAGGAGCTTTCGAAATTGTTTTACCTAGCTCTTGGGCTACAAAACTTGATTCACAAGCTGATAAAGGAGGTATTATAGGAATCATTTTTATGGCTCTTGCACTAGCAGTAGTTTCATTTTCATGTACTGGTCCAATTGTAGGAACATTATTAGTTGAATCGGCATCAAAAGGTGGCATTGCGCCTATTATTGGAATGCTTGGTTTTTCATTAGCGATTGCTTTACCATTTATGTTATTTGCTATGTTCCCAGGATGGTTAAATTCACTTCCAAAATCGGGCGGATGGTTAAATACAGTTAAAGTTTCTTTAGGCTTTCTAGAATTAGCTTTTGCTTTTAAATTTTTATCAAATGCAGATTTAGTTTTACAAAAACATTGGTTAGAAAGAGAATTATTTATTTCTATTTGGATTGCCATTTTTGGTGCTTGGGCATTGTATTTATTTGGCAGATATATGTTACCACATGATTATGAAAAAGCTGATAAAATTGGAGTAGGAAGACTTTCAATGGCTATTATAGTAACTGCATTCACATTTTATATGATTCCTGGTCTATGGGGAGCCCCTTTAAAAATTTTAAGTGGATTAACTCCTCCTTCAACTTACAGTGAAATTCCTAATGGTTTAGGCAGTTCTAATACAAGTATAAAATCTGATTTACCAGAACATGCTCATTTTGGTCCTCATGGAATTGTAACTTTTGATGATTATGAGACGGGGCTTGCTTATGCAAAGCAAGTAAACAAACCTGTTTTATTAGATTTTACCGGTGATGCATGTGCTAATTGTCGCAAAATGGAAGATAACGTATGGTCAAATTCTGAAGTTTTATCTATCCTAAAAGATAAGCTAGTAGTAATTTCTTTAGTGTGTGATAGAAAAATTGAATTACCAAAAGAACAACAGTATGTTTCAAAAACTACTGGTAAAGAAGTTGTAACAATTGGTAACAAATGGAGTGATTTACAAATTACAAGATATAAAAGTAATTCTCAGCCTTTATACGTAATTCTAGACAACGAAGGCAACGACTTATCAGAACCTGTTGCTTACACTTCTGATATTCAAGAATACAAAACTTGGTTAGAAAACGGAATTAAAAACTTTAAATAA
- the tilS gene encoding tRNA lysidine(34) synthetase TilS, protein MLQQLENHIHKKFPFLSGKKLLLAVSGGIDSMVLVDLFSKLNFEISVAHCNFQLRGDESKQDEEFVKTQSEKYNIITFIKTFDTETYVNINKLSIQQAARELRYDWFNDLLEKEGFDYLLTAHHLDDSLETFLINFTRGTGIDGLTGIPEQNGKILRPLLIFSRKEIENYAKKNNISWREDSSNGSDKYFRNKIRHHVVPVLKELNPSLLESFENTVKNLSKTNFLVKNTLTSNFKNIANKKNDAIYFDIDKLIKLENYKSYLYEWLKPFDFSDWQSIYDLIHSQSGKQIFSENYRLLKDRNQLILTKTEINNEEDVFLINKDENSILKPLNLSICNQSYISKPSKSCIFVNKEKLKFPLKLRKWQEGDYFYPSGMQGKKKVSKYFKDEKFSLLEKEDTWLLCSDNEVVWIINHRADQRFLANNNTQQILKIELQ, encoded by the coding sequence ATGCTTCAACAATTAGAAAATCATATTCATAAAAAATTTCCTTTTCTGTCAGGAAAAAAACTGCTTTTGGCAGTTAGTGGTGGTATTGACAGTATGGTTTTAGTTGATTTATTTTCAAAACTCAATTTTGAAATTAGTGTTGCTCATTGCAATTTTCAATTAAGAGGAGACGAAAGCAAACAGGATGAAGAATTTGTTAAAACACAGTCAGAAAAATACAATATAATTACTTTTATAAAAACCTTTGATACAGAAACTTATGTAAACATAAATAAACTATCAATTCAACAAGCTGCACGTGAACTTCGGTATGATTGGTTTAATGATTTGTTAGAAAAAGAAGGTTTTGATTATTTACTTACAGCTCATCATTTAGACGATTCTTTAGAAACTTTTTTAATCAATTTCACAAGAGGAACTGGTATTGATGGATTAACCGGTATCCCAGAACAAAATGGAAAAATTTTACGACCTCTGTTAATTTTTTCAAGAAAGGAAATTGAAAATTATGCCAAAAAAAATAATATTTCTTGGCGGGAAGATTCAAGCAATGGTTCAGATAAATATTTCAGAAATAAAATAAGACATCATGTTGTTCCAGTATTAAAAGAATTAAATCCTAGTTTATTAGAATCATTTGAAAATACAGTTAAAAATCTATCTAAAACAAATTTTTTAGTTAAAAACACTCTAACTTCTAATTTTAAAAACATTGCTAATAAAAAAAATGATGCAATATATTTTGATATCGACAAATTAATTAAACTCGAAAACTACAAATCATACTTGTATGAATGGCTAAAACCATTTGACTTTTCAGATTGGCAATCGATATATGATTTAATTCATAGTCAATCTGGTAAACAAATTTTTTCAGAAAATTATCGTCTTCTAAAAGATAGAAATCAACTTATACTTACAAAAACAGAAATCAATAATGAAGAGGACGTTTTTTTAATAAATAAAGACGAAAACAGTATACTAAAACCGTTAAATTTATCTATTTGTAACCAAAGTTACATTTCTAAACCTAGTAAGTCATGTATTTTTGTCAATAAAGAAAAGTTAAAGTTTCCTTTAAAGCTTCGAAAATGGCAAGAAGGTGATTATTTTTACCCATCAGGAATGCAGGGAAAAAAGAAGGTAAGTAAATACTTTAAAGATGAAAAATTCTCGTTATTAGAGAAAGAAGATACTTGGCTTTTATGTTCAGATAATGAAGTAGTTTGGATTATAAACCATCGTGCAGATCAACGTTTTTTAGCAAATAATAACACACAACAAATATTAAAAATAGAATTACAGTAA